The following proteins are encoded in a genomic region of Natrinema sp. HArc-T2:
- a CDS encoding NAD-dependent deacetylase: MDDLESLAADIRRADTVVALTGAGISAPSGVPTFRGDDGVWDRFDEGQFAYDRFQRDPAGFWDDRVALQRELFGDDPDPNAAHEALAAMGRAGSLEAICTQNTDGLHGVAADTGDDPTSDADGDTTILELHGNAQRVRCQDCGRRRDSEPIIERAAAGDLPPTCDCGGIFKPDVVLFGEQLPGAAIQRARSLARESDVFLAVGSSLVVQPAASLPQLAAETGATVGVVNLDSTPCDSHADVVYRENVTTVLPRLRELVVSSRR, translated from the coding sequence ATGGACGACCTCGAGTCACTCGCCGCCGACATCCGACGTGCAGACACTGTCGTTGCCCTGACCGGCGCGGGCATCTCGGCTCCATCGGGTGTCCCGACGTTCCGCGGTGACGACGGCGTCTGGGACCGATTCGACGAAGGACAGTTCGCCTACGACCGGTTCCAGCGCGACCCCGCGGGATTCTGGGACGACCGAGTCGCCCTCCAGCGAGAACTGTTCGGCGACGACCCAGACCCGAACGCGGCCCACGAGGCGCTGGCCGCGATGGGACGTGCGGGTTCCCTCGAGGCGATCTGTACCCAGAATACGGACGGCTTACACGGCGTGGCCGCTGACACCGGGGACGACCCGACCAGCGACGCGGACGGAGACACGACGATCCTCGAACTCCACGGCAACGCCCAGCGGGTTCGCTGTCAGGACTGTGGGCGTCGCCGCGACAGCGAGCCGATCATCGAGCGTGCAGCCGCTGGCGACCTGCCGCCGACCTGTGATTGTGGTGGCATCTTCAAGCCGGATGTCGTGCTTTTCGGCGAGCAACTGCCGGGTGCAGCGATTCAGCGTGCGCGATCGCTCGCTCGCGAGAGCGATGTCTTTCTCGCGGTCGGCTCTTCGCTGGTCGTCCAGCCCGCCGCCTCGCTCCCGCAACTCGCCGCTGAAACCGGCGCGACGGTCGGGGTCGTCAACCTCGACTCGACGCCGTGTGATAGCCACGCCGACGTCGTCTATCGCGAGAACGTGACGACTGTCTTGCCGCGGCTACGAGAGCTCGTCGTGAGTAGCAGGCGGTAG
- a CDS encoding tyrosine--tRNA ligase codes for MDTYELLTRNAEEVVTDEEVRDLADDPAGKRAYVGYEPSGVLHLGHLLTANKLIDLQEAGMEVVVLLADVHAYLNEKGTLEEIRDTAEQMKAQFLAYGLDEDKTEFVYGSAFQLDDDYALDLHYLEQATTMNRAQRAMAELQGDETAKVSHLVYPLMQTLDIEYLDLDLAVGGLDQRKVHMLAREKLPELDYEVRPALHTPIVADLTSGEGKMSSSEGITISMEDSTEELEEKVNSAFCPPTRDPEDDLENPVLELFEYHVFPRFDEVVVERPEKYGGDLTYDDYERLAADLESGELHPADAKGTLATYLDELIAPGREKLRELRA; via the coding sequence ATGGACACCTACGAGTTACTCACACGAAACGCCGAGGAGGTCGTCACCGACGAGGAAGTCCGCGACCTCGCCGACGACCCGGCGGGGAAACGCGCCTACGTCGGCTACGAGCCCTCTGGCGTACTCCACCTCGGTCATCTCCTGACTGCGAACAAGCTCATCGATCTGCAGGAAGCGGGGATGGAGGTCGTCGTCCTGCTGGCGGACGTCCACGCCTACCTCAACGAGAAGGGCACGCTCGAGGAGATCCGCGACACCGCCGAGCAGATGAAAGCCCAGTTCCTCGCCTACGGGCTCGACGAGGACAAGACCGAGTTCGTCTACGGCTCGGCGTTCCAGCTCGACGACGACTACGCGCTCGATCTCCACTACCTCGAGCAGGCGACGACGATGAACCGCGCCCAGCGTGCGATGGCCGAACTGCAGGGCGACGAGACGGCCAAGGTGAGCCACCTCGTCTACCCGCTGATGCAGACCCTGGACATCGAGTACCTCGACCTCGATCTCGCGGTCGGCGGCCTGGATCAGCGCAAGGTTCACATGCTTGCCCGCGAGAAGCTGCCCGAACTCGACTACGAGGTTCGACCCGCGCTGCATACGCCAATCGTGGCTGACCTCACCAGCGGCGAAGGGAAGATGTCCTCGAGCGAGGGCATTACGATCTCGATGGAGGACTCGACCGAAGAGCTCGAGGAAAAGGTCAATTCGGCGTTCTGCCCGCCGACGCGTGATCCCGAGGACGACCTCGAGAATCCCGTGCTCGAACTCTTCGAGTACCACGTCTTCCCGCGATTTGATGAAGTCGTCGTCGAGCGCCCCGAGAAGTACGGCGGCGATCTGACGTACGACGATTACGAACGGCTGGCTGCGGACCTCGAGTCGGGCGAACTTCACCCCGCCGACGCGAAGGGGACGCTCGCGACCTATCTCGACGAACTGATCGCGCCGGGTCGCGAGAAACTGCGCGAACTGCGAGCGTAG
- a CDS encoding helix-turn-helix domain-containing protein, whose amino-acid sequence MRYATMVLTWADGRLNAIDDHFSRSDAVAIEGVRYLNPIHERRYVELLELRGDLEQARALLADSPEALEYDVAGADGRGVAYVQCRIVEPVDDLLSILREHEIVLDWPMTYVDTEAARGLEVTAIGTSRAIQHAAAALPDGIDLDLQRLGEYDPGGGQSSPTLTARQQELFDLAVREGYYEVPRETTHRELAAKLDLAAGTVSEHLQRIESKLAASYTAAMR is encoded by the coding sequence ATGAGATACGCCACGATGGTGCTGACGTGGGCCGACGGTCGGCTCAACGCGATCGACGACCACTTTAGCCGCAGTGACGCGGTCGCGATCGAAGGGGTCCGCTATCTGAACCCGATCCACGAGAGGCGATACGTCGAACTCCTCGAACTTCGCGGCGACCTCGAGCAGGCTCGCGCGTTGCTCGCCGACAGTCCAGAGGCACTCGAGTACGACGTTGCCGGCGCGGACGGTCGCGGCGTCGCCTACGTGCAGTGTCGGATCGTCGAGCCCGTCGACGACCTGCTATCGATCCTCCGCGAGCACGAAATCGTCCTCGACTGGCCGATGACCTACGTCGACACCGAGGCGGCTCGCGGGCTCGAGGTGACGGCGATCGGGACGAGCCGGGCGATTCAACACGCTGCTGCGGCGCTTCCCGACGGGATCGACCTCGACCTCCAGCGGCTGGGCGAGTACGACCCCGGCGGTGGCCAGTCCTCGCCGACGCTGACCGCCCGCCAGCAGGAACTGTTCGACCTCGCGGTCCGCGAGGGATACTACGAGGTGCCACGCGAGACGACCCACCGGGAACTGGCCGCGAAACTCGACCTCGCGGCGGGGACCGTAAGCGAACACCTCCAGCGGATCGAATCGAAGCTGGCCGCTAGCTATACGGCGGCGATGCGATAG
- the aspS gene encoding aspartate--tRNA(Asn) ligase, translating into MQDRTYTADAEPGDDVTVAGWVHEIRDLGGIAFLILRDTSGKIQIKFEKDEMDEDLVETGLGVSRESVVKVSGAVEEEPRAPTGVEVTPESVEVVAPADPELPLDPSGKVDADLSTRLDNRTLDLRKDEVQAIFEIRSEILRAVRDQFREFRCTEITTPKIVATGTEGGTELFPITYFGEEAFMNQSPQLFKQLIAGSNVERVFEIGPIFRAEEHNTPRHLNEATSIDFEGAFCDQNDAMDVVEGVVKAAYEAIDENCSEELEALGLEEEFEAPEGDFPRISYEEAIERINATGELDEQLVWGDDLPTEGEKALGDDVGGHYFITDWPSEIKPFYIKDHDDDEQLSTGFDLMHPRMELVSGGQREHRHEKLIEGFEQQGLDPDQFEYYTKMFKYGMPPHAGFGLGGERLIMTILGLDNIREAVLFPRDRQRLSP; encoded by the coding sequence ATGCAGGATAGAACCTACACTGCCGACGCCGAGCCGGGCGACGACGTCACCGTCGCTGGCTGGGTCCACGAGATTCGCGATCTCGGTGGCATCGCCTTCCTGATTCTCCGAGACACCTCGGGCAAGATCCAGATCAAGTTCGAGAAAGACGAGATGGACGAGGATCTCGTCGAGACCGGACTGGGCGTCTCCCGCGAGAGCGTCGTCAAAGTTTCCGGCGCGGTCGAAGAAGAGCCGCGCGCGCCGACCGGCGTCGAGGTCACGCCCGAGTCCGTCGAGGTCGTCGCGCCCGCCGACCCCGAACTGCCGCTCGACCCCTCCGGCAAAGTCGACGCCGACCTCTCGACGCGACTAGACAACCGCACCCTCGACCTGCGTAAGGACGAGGTCCAGGCCATCTTCGAGATCCGCTCGGAGATCCTGCGCGCGGTTCGCGATCAGTTCCGCGAGTTCCGCTGTACGGAGATCACCACGCCGAAGATCGTTGCGACCGGGACCGAGGGTGGCACCGAGCTCTTCCCGATCACCTACTTCGGCGAAGAAGCGTTCATGAACCAGTCGCCCCAGCTGTTCAAACAGCTGATCGCTGGCTCGAACGTCGAGCGCGTCTTCGAGATCGGCCCGATCTTCCGCGCCGAGGAACACAACACGCCCCGCCACCTGAACGAGGCCACCTCGATCGACTTCGAGGGCGCGTTCTGCGACCAGAACGACGCCATGGACGTCGTCGAAGGCGTCGTCAAAGCGGCCTACGAGGCCATCGACGAGAACTGCAGCGAGGAACTCGAGGCGCTCGGCCTCGAAGAGGAGTTCGAAGCTCCCGAGGGCGACTTCCCACGCATTAGCTACGAGGAGGCCATCGAGCGCATCAACGCGACTGGCGAACTCGACGAACAACTCGTCTGGGGCGACGACCTGCCGACCGAGGGCGAGAAGGCACTCGGCGACGACGTCGGTGGTCACTACTTCATCACTGACTGGCCCAGCGAGATCAAGCCGTTCTACATCAAGGACCACGACGACGACGAGCAGCTCTCGACGGGCTTCGACCTGATGCACCCGCGCATGGAACTCGTCTCGGGTGGCCAGCGTGAACACCGCCACGAGAAGCTCATCGAAGGCTTCGAACAGCAGGGCCTCGATCCCGACCAGTTCGAGTACTACACGAAGATGTTCAAGTACGGCATGCCGCCCCATGCCGGCTTCGGCCTCGGCGGCGAGCGCTTGATCATGACGATCCTCGGCCTGGACAACATCCGAGAGGCTGTGTTGTTCCCACGCGACCGTCAGCGACTCTCGCCGTAG
- a CDS encoding universal stress protein gives MYDSILVPTDGSREVERALEHAFGLANRHNATIRTLYVINAASYGGLQLETALEGIANALHGEGKAAVDRVEELAPTDVTVETTVRKGAPSQVIVDEAETTACDLVVMGTHGRGGIDRLLLGSVTERVVRRSPVPVLTVQVERDDIEEVPERSPVVIE, from the coding sequence ATGTACGATAGCATTCTCGTGCCGACAGACGGCTCTCGAGAGGTCGAACGGGCCCTCGAGCATGCGTTCGGCCTCGCAAACAGACACAACGCAACGATCCGCACGCTGTACGTCATCAATGCGGCCAGCTACGGCGGCCTGCAGCTCGAAACTGCTCTCGAGGGCATCGCCAACGCCTTACACGGCGAAGGGAAGGCTGCGGTCGATCGCGTCGAGGAACTCGCGCCGACGGACGTGACGGTCGAAACGACGGTACGCAAGGGGGCACCGAGTCAGGTTATCGTCGACGAGGCCGAGACGACGGCATGTGATCTGGTGGTGATGGGGACACACGGTCGCGGTGGAATCGATCGCCTCTTGCTCGGCAGCGTCACCGAACGGGTCGTCCGACGGTCACCAGTCCCCGTTCTGACGGTTCAGGTCGAACGAGACGATATCGAAGAAGTACCCGAGCGATCTCCGGTCGTGATCGAGTGA
- a CDS encoding DUF5799 family protein, whose protein sequence is MSDTPWTDRIVGERMTVDQAFAERIQQSQFSNQQWSLIMTATEFEIEHPDDPEQAQIVANTDNLEGIIPELENIQSGMGAMGGPGADRGGSNASSGGLLDSIMGALGVGDNSGDDQREQREAAERLTQAYAAELQSHLESKGRWETVRQTAADSP, encoded by the coding sequence ATGAGCGACACCCCGTGGACGGATCGGATCGTCGGCGAGCGGATGACCGTCGATCAGGCGTTTGCCGAGCGGATCCAGCAGTCGCAGTTCTCCAACCAGCAGTGGAGTCTGATCATGACCGCCACGGAGTTCGAGATCGAACATCCCGACGATCCCGAGCAAGCACAGATCGTCGCCAACACGGACAACCTTGAGGGGATCATCCCCGAACTTGAGAACATACAGTCGGGAATGGGCGCGATGGGCGGCCCGGGTGCCGATCGGGGTGGCTCGAACGCCTCGAGCGGCGGACTCCTCGATTCGATCATGGGTGCACTCGGGGTGGGTGACAACAGTGGCGACGACCAGCGAGAACAACGGGAGGCAGCCGAACGGCTCACACAGGCCTACGCTGCGGAACTGCAGTCTCACCTCGAGTCGAAAGGACGCTGGGAGACGGTTCGACAAACCGCCGCTGACAGCCCCTAA
- a CDS encoding 4-phosphopantoate--beta-alanine ligase: MSDYDSVSADVEHEEEIPEDHPRYQDLLTRHRIEQGVEKGITHLQGMHAEGRGSAFDYLLGEETIPSADAAEQAAAAHLLLAEHPVLSINGNVAALVPGEMVALADAVDADLEINLFNRTPERIDAIADHLREHGAEEVKGLEADARIPNLDHKRAKVDADGIYDADVVLVPLEDGDRAEALDEMGKTEIVIDLNPLSRSPQVADVPIVDNIIRAVPNMTEHAQALADADESELETIIADFDRERALENAEERIRLGDL; this comes from the coding sequence GTGAGCGACTACGACAGCGTCTCCGCCGACGTCGAGCACGAGGAGGAGATTCCGGAGGACCATCCCAGATACCAGGATTTGCTTACCCGCCACCGGATCGAGCAGGGTGTCGAGAAGGGGATCACGCACCTCCAGGGGATGCACGCTGAGGGACGAGGCAGCGCCTTTGACTACCTACTGGGCGAGGAGACAATCCCGAGCGCCGACGCCGCCGAGCAGGCGGCTGCGGCCCACCTGCTGCTGGCCGAGCACCCGGTGCTTTCGATCAACGGCAACGTGGCGGCGCTGGTCCCCGGCGAGATGGTCGCCCTCGCCGACGCCGTCGACGCCGACCTCGAGATCAACCTGTTCAATCGCACACCGGAACGGATCGACGCCATCGCCGACCACCTCCGCGAGCACGGTGCGGAGGAGGTGAAGGGACTCGAGGCCGACGCACGCATTCCGAATCTCGATCACAAGCGGGCGAAAGTCGACGCGGACGGTATCTACGACGCGGACGTGGTGCTCGTTCCGCTCGAGGACGGCGACCGTGCCGAGGCCTTAGACGAGATGGGCAAGACCGAGATCGTAATCGACCTCAACCCACTGTCGCGCTCGCCACAGGTGGCCGACGTGCCGATCGTCGATAACATCATCCGCGCGGTACCGAACATGACCGAGCACGCGCAGGCGTTGGCGGACGCCGACGAGTCAGAACTGGAGACGATTATCGCTGACTTCGACCGCGAGCGGGCGCTCGAGAACGCGGAAGAGCGCATCCGATTGGGCGATCTCTGA
- a CDS encoding biotin--[acetyl-CoA-carboxylase] ligase: MNETRQAVLEALTDGPVSGPELADALDISRAAVWKHIEALRDADFDIESGSNGYELGEVTAYNALAVEFGLEAPLSVEYHDAVGSTNDRARELAADGEADVAVLADEQVGSRGRLEREWTAPSGGVWVSVISRPDIMPAQAPLYTLASAVAAATAAREAGVDAQIKWPNDVVVPVGDEGDYRKLTGILTEMEGEMDRVEWIIVGVGVNANIDADTLPEGATSIRDEAGDVDRRRFVQRFLEEFDRYRNDLEAVVPAWRELSHTLGQRVRVDRPSGEVVGDAVDVTESGALVIETDEGTETVSAGDCEHLRPV, encoded by the coding sequence ATGAACGAGACGCGACAAGCGGTCCTCGAGGCGCTCACCGACGGGCCGGTGTCGGGGCCGGAACTGGCCGACGCCCTCGACATCTCGCGAGCGGCCGTCTGGAAGCACATCGAGGCGTTACGCGACGCCGATTTCGATATCGAGAGTGGGTCGAACGGCTACGAACTCGGCGAGGTGACGGCGTACAACGCGCTGGCAGTCGAGTTCGGACTCGAGGCCCCGCTTTCCGTCGAGTATCACGACGCCGTAGGGAGCACGAACGATCGGGCCCGCGAACTCGCCGCCGACGGCGAAGCGGACGTGGCCGTCCTCGCGGACGAACAGGTCGGCAGCCGCGGTCGCCTCGAGCGCGAGTGGACCGCACCGTCGGGTGGTGTCTGGGTAAGCGTCATCTCCCGACCTGACATCATGCCCGCACAGGCACCACTCTATACGCTCGCATCAGCGGTCGCGGCGGCGACGGCGGCTCGAGAGGCGGGCGTCGACGCACAGATCAAGTGGCCGAACGACGTGGTCGTCCCGGTCGGCGACGAGGGCGACTACCGGAAGCTCACGGGGATTCTCACGGAGATGGAAGGCGAGATGGATCGCGTCGAGTGGATCATCGTCGGTGTCGGCGTGAACGCGAACATCGACGCCGACACGCTTCCCGAAGGTGCAACCAGCATCCGCGACGAGGCCGGCGATGTCGATCGGCGGCGCTTCGTCCAGCGGTTCTTAGAGGAGTTCGATCGCTACCGTAACGACCTCGAGGCCGTCGTTCCGGCGTGGCGTGAGCTGTCGCATACGCTCGGCCAGCGCGTCCGGGTCGATCGACCGTCTGGTGAGGTTGTCGGGGATGCAGTCGACGTGACGGAATCGGGCGCGCTCGTGATCGAGACCGACGAGGGGACGGAGACCGTCTCGGCAGGCGACTGCGAGCACCTACGACCGGTTTAA
- a CDS encoding cytochrome P450: MSHDTSATADRYPPGPDGLPLLGNQVAFLRDPYGFMTRTAREYGDIASWKDPEGRVYQLNHPEYIEHVLVQNNENYVKGERFQSVLGPLTGNGILNSEGAVWRRNRHLIQPAFHPDRIQEYATMMTEFTEAALESWDDGQTRLVHEDMMEVTLKIVARALFGVDVDEHVDTIGSALETFMEASESLSNYVLPSNVPTPARRRIQRAREDLDEVVYRLIEQRRANPTDHDVISKLLEATDDRGTGMSDDQIRDEVVTLLLAGHETTALSLTLTMYLLSRNPQVERQLVAELEDVLGDRTPTMDDLSDLTYTERVVKESMRLYPPVPGIVREPVKPDVIDGYEIEPGSTVRMHQWVVHRDPRWYDDPLAFRPDRWTDDLENDLPKLAYFPFAAGPRRCIGDRFAMLEARLILATVYRDYHLELVPGTGLDLMATVTARPKHEIPMTVHER, encoded by the coding sequence ATGAGCCACGACACGTCTGCGACCGCTGACCGCTATCCGCCGGGCCCCGACGGACTTCCACTGCTCGGCAATCAGGTCGCGTTTCTCCGTGATCCGTACGGCTTTATGACGCGAACGGCCCGCGAGTACGGCGATATCGCCTCTTGGAAGGACCCCGAGGGCCGAGTCTACCAGCTCAACCATCCCGAGTACATCGAACACGTGCTCGTCCAGAATAACGAGAACTACGTCAAAGGCGAACGGTTCCAGAGCGTCCTCGGGCCACTGACCGGTAACGGCATCCTCAACAGCGAAGGCGCGGTCTGGCGGCGCAACCGCCACCTGATCCAGCCCGCGTTCCATCCCGACCGGATCCAAGAGTACGCGACGATGATGACCGAGTTCACCGAGGCGGCCCTCGAGTCGTGGGACGACGGCCAGACGCGGCTCGTCCACGAGGACATGATGGAAGTGACGCTGAAGATCGTCGCCCGGGCGCTGTTCGGCGTCGACGTCGACGAGCACGTCGACACCATTGGCTCGGCGCTCGAGACGTTCATGGAGGCCTCCGAAAGCCTCTCGAACTACGTCTTGCCCTCGAACGTCCCGACGCCGGCCAGACGACGAATCCAGCGCGCTCGTGAGGACCTCGACGAGGTCGTCTACCGGCTGATCGAGCAGCGGCGGGCAAACCCGACGGACCACGACGTGATCTCGAAACTGCTCGAGGCGACCGACGATCGCGGCACCGGGATGTCGGACGACCAGATCCGGGACGAAGTGGTCACGCTGTTGTTGGCCGGCCACGAGACGACGGCGCTGTCGCTGACGCTGACGATGTATCTCCTCTCGAGGAATCCGCAGGTCGAACGGCAACTCGTCGCGGAACTCGAGGACGTCCTCGGCGATCGGACGCCGACGATGGACGACCTGTCTGACCTTACGTACACCGAACGCGTCGTCAAAGAATCGATGCGGCTCTACCCGCCCGTGCCGGGGATCGTCCGCGAACCCGTCAAGCCCGATGTCATCGACGGCTACGAGATCGAACCGGGATCGACCGTCCGGATGCACCAGTGGGTCGTCCACCGCGATCCGCGGTGGTACGACGACCCGCTCGCGTTCCGGCCGGACCGGTGGACTGACGACCTCGAGAACGACCTTCCGAAACTGGCGTACTTCCCGTTCGCGGCGGGTCCACGGCGCTGTATCGGCGACCGTTTCGCGATGCTCGAGGCCCGGCTCATCCTCGCGACGGTTTACCGTGACTACCACCTCGAGCTCGTCCCTGGGACGGGTCTGGATCTAATGGCGACGGTAACCGCACGACCGAAACACGAGATTCCGATGACCGTCCACGAACGCTAA
- a CDS encoding pantoate kinase, producing the protein MREEATAFVPGHITGFFSAHPDEDPTKAGSRGAGLTLTDGVEVTVEPTANEDSTIVLDGEELEIDPVSTVLETLDVTARVEAESDLPLGSGFGISGAMALGTALAANCVFACKLSTNELITIAHGAEVQAGTGLGDVVAQAHGGVPIRLEPGSPQENTLDSIPARARVEYVSFGQLSTADVLSGDTETLTVAGEEALARVVEEPTLVSFMYASRRFARDAELLTDQVRETIADVAAVDGQASMAMLGETVFALGTGLSDAGYEPSVCATHPAGALLK; encoded by the coding sequence ATGCGTGAGGAGGCGACCGCGTTCGTACCTGGACATATCACGGGCTTTTTCAGTGCACATCCGGACGAGGATCCGACGAAGGCAGGCTCTCGGGGTGCAGGGCTGACGCTCACCGATGGCGTCGAGGTAACGGTCGAACCAACAGCGAACGAGGATTCGACGATCGTTCTCGACGGCGAGGAACTCGAGATCGATCCCGTTAGCACCGTTCTCGAGACGCTCGACGTGACCGCACGCGTCGAGGCAGAATCCGACCTGCCGCTTGGATCCGGATTCGGGATTTCGGGTGCGATGGCGCTTGGCACGGCGCTTGCGGCAAACTGCGTGTTCGCGTGTAAGCTCTCGACGAACGAACTGATCACGATCGCCCACGGAGCCGAGGTTCAGGCTGGCACCGGACTGGGCGACGTGGTTGCACAGGCCCACGGCGGCGTCCCGATCCGCCTCGAGCCCGGTAGCCCACAGGAGAACACGCTCGACTCGATTCCGGCACGGGCACGCGTCGAATACGTCTCGTTCGGCCAACTCTCGACTGCCGACGTGCTCTCGGGCGATACCGAGACGCTGACGGTCGCCGGAGAGGAGGCACTCGCTCGAGTGGTCGAGGAGCCGACGCTGGTTTCCTTTATGTACGCCTCGAGACGGTTCGCACGCGATGCTGAACTGTTGACCGACCAAGTCAGAGAGACGATCGCTGACGTCGCTGCGGTCGACGGGCAGGCGTCGATGGCAATGCTCGGCGAGACCGTCTTCGCGCTCGGGACGGGGCTGTCTGACGCGGGTTACGAGCCGTCAGTCTGTGCGACCCATCCGGCTGGTGCCCTGCTCAAGTAA
- a CDS encoding phosphoglycerol geranylgeranyltransferase gives MTTPWDDWNHVLKIDPDKELPEGVTYGDLCATGTDAIEVGGTMGITEENMSAVIEACAEHDVPLYQEPSNPQVVLEDDALDGYLIPTVFNAGSPFWITEAHKEWVRLDDDLDWERTTTEAYIVMNPEADVATLTEANCDLAADDVAAYATVAERMFGQEIVYVEYSGMLGDEGVVDAAADAVDDATLFYGGGIHDYDSAYSMAQYADVIVVGDLAHDEGIDAVRKTVEAANDA, from the coding sequence ATGACTACCCCCTGGGACGACTGGAATCACGTTCTCAAGATCGATCCGGACAAGGAGTTACCCGAGGGTGTGACCTACGGCGATCTCTGTGCGACTGGTACTGACGCGATCGAAGTCGGCGGGACGATGGGCATCACTGAGGAAAACATGAGTGCCGTCATCGAGGCCTGTGCCGAACACGATGTCCCGCTCTATCAGGAACCCTCGAACCCGCAGGTCGTCCTCGAGGACGACGCGCTCGACGGCTATCTCATCCCGACGGTGTTCAACGCCGGCTCGCCGTTCTGGATCACCGAGGCCCACAAGGAGTGGGTTCGACTCGACGACGATCTCGACTGGGAGCGGACGACGACGGAGGCCTACATCGTGATGAATCCCGAGGCCGACGTGGCGACGCTGACAGAGGCCAACTGCGACCTCGCCGCCGACGACGTCGCGGCCTACGCGACGGTCGCCGAGCGGATGTTCGGCCAGGAGATCGTCTACGTCGAGTATTCGGGCATGCTCGGCGATGAAGGTGTTGTCGACGCCGCTGCCGACGCTGTCGACGACGCGACGCTGTTCTACGGCGGTGGCATCCACGACTACGACTCTGCGTATTCGATGGCGCAGTACGCCGATGTCATCGTCGTCGGCGACCTCGCACACGACGAGGGTATCGACGCTGTCCGGAAAACTGTCGAAGCAGCGAACGACGCGTAG
- a CDS encoding threonine synthase: protein METTDAFTGLECVDCGATVDAAAESHRCPDCDGTLDPTYAYDAIELDRETLAARPFDSQWRYAELLPFSRESAVTTQEGATALVDCPDLAAELGVERVLIKDDGRNPTGSSTDRGASVAVTAAAHHGATDVALPSTGNSGQAVAAYAARAELETHAYLPSRSGFTNKAMVNVHGGDMNVVGGRFGNAVGAFEEGLAEHDDWYSLRPFETPYRHEGAKTLFYEVVEQLEWDVPDAICFPTGEGVGLVGAAKAAAEYRDLGLIGETPALYATQATGCAPIVEAFDDDRDDHVPVEHPDTICGELEIPDPLESPRVLDAVRETDGGAVATDDPDILEAAVRVAQSTGLEPTPSAAAAASGAWELAERGVFDGDETIVIVNTGAGNKEADVLRSHLMGQGI, encoded by the coding sequence CCGGTCTCGAGTGTGTCGACTGCGGGGCCACCGTCGACGCCGCCGCGGAGTCTCATCGCTGCCCGGACTGTGACGGCACGCTTGACCCGACCTACGCGTACGACGCGATCGAACTCGACCGCGAGACGCTCGCCGCTCGACCGTTCGACTCCCAGTGGCGCTACGCGGAGTTGCTCCCGTTTTCCCGCGAGTCAGCGGTGACGACACAGGAGGGTGCGACCGCGCTGGTCGACTGTCCCGATCTGGCCGCCGAACTCGGCGTCGAGCGCGTGCTCATCAAAGACGACGGTCGGAACCCGACGGGCTCGAGTACGGATCGTGGCGCGTCGGTCGCCGTCACGGCGGCTGCCCACCACGGCGCGACCGATGTCGCGCTGCCCTCGACTGGCAACAGCGGGCAGGCCGTCGCAGCCTACGCGGCTCGCGCGGAACTCGAGACACACGCGTATCTTCCCTCGCGATCCGGATTCACGAACAAGGCGATGGTCAACGTCCACGGCGGCGATATGAACGTCGTCGGCGGTCGCTTCGGTAACGCCGTTGGAGCCTTCGAGGAGGGACTGGCCGAACACGACGACTGGTACTCCCTGCGACCGTTCGAGACCCCATATCGCCACGAGGGCGCGAAGACGCTGTTCTACGAGGTCGTCGAACAACTCGAGTGGGACGTTCCCGACGCGATCTGTTTCCCCACTGGGGAGGGCGTCGGCCTCGTCGGGGCAGCCAAAGCCGCAGCCGAGTACCGCGATCTCGGACTGATCGGCGAGACGCCCGCACTGTATGCCACGCAGGCGACAGGCTGTGCGCCGATCGTCGAGGCGTTCGACGACGACCGCGACGACCATGTGCCGGTCGAACACCCCGACACGATCTGTGGCGAACTCGAGATTCCCGATCCGCTGGAGAGCCCGCGCGTGCTCGATGCCGTCCGCGAGACCGACGGCGGCGCGGTCGCGACCGACGACCCGGACATTCTCGAGGCCGCCGTGCGAGTCGCACAGTCGACCGGACTCGAGCCAACACCGAGCGCCGCGGCGGCTGCAAGCGGCGCGTGGGAACTCGCAGAGCGTGGTGTCTTCGACGGCGACGAGACGATCGTCATCGTCAACACCGGTGCCGGAAACAAGGAAGCCGACGTGTTGCGCAGTCACCTGATGGGACAGGGAATCTGA